In Sciurus carolinensis chromosome 16, mSciCar1.2, whole genome shotgun sequence, the genomic window CTGACCGGATCATTTATACCCAGTCTAACTTGTCTTCCGTGCCCTGGGAGAGCAGTGCGGCAGGTAGGCCTAGGCCAGGCATCTGTAATGGAGCCCTTGGTAAATACACAACCTCACTGGACGGCCACAGGTTCCTTTTGGGCTGGACCATCACTCCTCAGGACTTCCCTGGCCATGAGTGAGACCAAAGGTCTGCTGCTCCCTTAAGAACCCACAGTGCTTGTGCTCACTGCTCAGGGCAAGTGTTCACAAAGGTCCTGATCTCTGTCAACCCAGCCCTCCCCTTCAGACTCCCAAGATGCTTCCTTCAGAGCCCAGTACACTGCTACTCATCTacggtcccagctacttggggggctgaggtgggaggatcacctgagcccaggagaTGGGCTCAAGGATCTGGGTGGGGAACAGAGTGAAACCTGAACAAAAACATGAGACCCCCATCACCAAATCAGAAAGGAggctttctccacatccttccttCATCAGACACTTACAAAAGCGTGCTGCGCTTTCCTTATCAAATGATGGAGCACTTTGAGGAAGAGCTCTTGGCCTCTCATCAACCTCACCTTCAGACACAGACACCTTTACCACACTGTCAGGAATACACACACtcgggcccctcccacacggcccaGTCTGATCTGCTGAGGGAAAGGGTGGTGCCATGCAGCTGGGAAGAACAGAAGAGCCAAGGGGACAGAGCAAGCGGTAGTCAGACTAGAGGTCTGAGGAAATGATGTCTCAGGAAGTGGAGGGGAGAAGGCTATTGGGCCTGACCTTGGCACCCAGAATCTGCACCTGGATCTCTGGATCCCGTGCCCCAGAATATGGTATGCAGAAAGTGGTAGGGCTGGACACACTGGTGTGCAACCACAGtgccagctactgaggaggctgaggcaggaggatggcttcaCTCaagagttccaggccagtctcaggaaaCATAGCAAAACACCATCTCAAAACAAGAAAGGCCTTAGAAAAATCCATAAAAACCAGGCTAGAATTCAGTGTGGTTCAAACAGGCTCTATCAATGGGTCCCAACAGAAGATGCCAACGTCACAGGGGttctaaaacaatttatattagaCTCTGTATTCCAAACcttcaaaattatttccattaaaGCCTCAGAAATGACAGACTTACAGAAATTTGTCTCAGTTGTAGAAGGGGAGATTGAGGGAGTACTGTTTGTGATCATTTTGAGGTCTGACTGTTCTCTTGCTGCTTCCACTGGCTCCAAGAACTCACGTACTTTACAGAAAGCATCTCTTGAGGAGACAGAAAACATCCAGGGAAGTGACAGGCAAGGCCATGTTTGGGATGCCAAGTAGATAAGAGGGATTCAGTCagaacaggaaggaggaggagagggtggtGCTGGTGGCAAAGTGCATAAGGCGGAAGTGACTGATGGGTTCTGGGTTTCCTTCCAGCAGCGGTGCCTCCCGTGTCTCCTCCTACACCTGCATGCTACCATGTCCTCTaccaaagatgtggagaaacccAGGTGGGCTGGCATGGGGAGACATACTACCTGGTTGGTGGCTACCGGCTCTATGGGGACGCTCCCTTGGCCACTTCAGCCAAGGACAAAATAGACAAGCCGGCAGAGAAGCCAGCAGAGAAGCCAGCAGAGAAGCCCATAGAGAGCTAGAGGGGCTCCCAAGAAATGCAGTGCACCATCAGAGGCGGAAAAGACCCTGGGTTGCCCTGGCCCCAAAATTCGGGGCTTAAACTGGAGTGGCAAGAGAGCAATGCCACAGAAGCTTCCTTGCTGAGCCTCTCTTTAGAGAGGACATTTAACAACCTAGAACATCATgcatcctcttttctttttttaattagattcctaattttttgataataaaaacatttattgtttttattgtaataactataaagttattcaaatatacaaaaatagagAAGCACTGGGTGTGGTTTCAAATGATGTTCAATGGTATCACAGCAAGGGCCTTGATTGGCTTACCAGGAAGAAATTTTTCGGCTTACGTCTTCAGAGCTTGGCAGAGACTAGATCTGTATTTAAAAGTCATCCTTTAAACTCCTTCTTCTCACTGACTATCACTCTGACTTCTTTGGAAACAGTCTTCCCATAGTCTAAGGGgcttttcttcatccattcactcatggTTGCCAGTTTGCTAAATACCAGTTGGTGTTTAATATTTAATCCTTGCAAAGTAGGGAAACAGCAGTTGAAATGCCTCCCAGGTCCAGACACGCCCCAGGATAACCCACTGTGGAGCAGAGCCCACCAGATTCTGGCGGGCTTTGCTTCAGCATCTGTAATTTGCTTTGTCACAATATGgacattcaaattcattttctcttgcaAAGATTAACTACAGCTAGGGTTGAGgatcagtgttagagcacttgcctggcacgtgtgaggcactgggttcgttcCTCAGCaccgcattaaaaaaaaaaaaaagattataaaaaaagaatatcaatatCTGATTATAtatctaataaataaaatttttaaattaggtagTCTTCACTAAATGTGTTCAGCTAATGCATCTTCTGAAGTGATCTCCACTACCCCTAGTAGAGACAGAACCTGAGTCAATCTACATGAGCCTTTCTCAGCCAGAGATCCCCTTCCATGTCAATAGGAAACAGACAAGGAATCTCAGAAACTGAGGTTTgaccgaaggacttaaaatcagcatactacagagatacagccacaacaatgttcatagctgctcaattcacaatagccagactgtggaaccaacctagaaggtccttcaattgatgaatggataaagaaactgtggtatatatatatatatacacaatggaatactattcagctataaagaataataaaattatggcatttgcaggcaaatggatgaaattggagaatatcatgctaagtgagataagccaatctcaaaaatccaaaaggtgaatgatctcgctgataagcggatgatgacacataatggggggtgggaggggggcaagaatggaggaaggagggactgtatagagggaaaagaggggtgggaggggtggggggaaggaaaaaataacaaaatgaatcaaacatcattaccctatgtaaatgtatgattatgcaaatggtatgctgttactccatgtacaatcagaaacaacatatatcccatttgtttacaatagaaaataaaattaaaaaaaaaaaaaaaaaaaggaaactggggTTTGAAAGGAGAGGCTGCTTTGAACATGCCAGGGCTGAAGCTGGCCTTCAAGAAGACCTGGCATTCCCCTGCTCAATCCTCTGCAGTCTCTCCTTAGGCTGAATAAAGAACAATCTGCACTCCGCTAGTGCAGGAGGGCCACTGAGACACAGTGGCCTAGCAGGGGCTCTATGCACCAAATAGGTCCAGGCCTGAGTCACTACCAGAAACATCAGCACAGAACAGGAGGAAGAGCGCTTCCTGAAACTAGAAGCAATGTTTACCCAGTGAGCCTCCGGCCTGTGGTCACAGCAGACATAATATCTCCCTGGAACAGAAATGGTGTGGGAAAAGTCAGCAATACCCCCTGACCCTCACTTGCTCCGTTACTCCCAGCTCCTTATGGCCCCAAGACACCCCACACTCCTCAACAAACTCGTCTGTAACAGCGTTTGACTTGAAATTCGGCTTGTCCAAGGTGAGGTTTCAAACCCCCGTTCCCTTGAAGTACATTCCTAAATGGAATACCTGGTCTTTTAAGGCCTTCTGCCTTCAAAAGGGACTCTCAGGTACAGTTTTTAACTGGTAACATATGCAATGATGCCTAGCTGAGCGGCCGCGGTCAAGACCCGGCCACTTCATGAAGAAATGAGAGCCTCAGACTGAGGGTGCAGACCCATGCTAGAGCGCATGCTTTAGTGTGTATGAGGCTAATGGGGTCTACTCCCAGagccaaaacaaaaacctgatgAGTGCTTCCTTAtgtatgtgatgtgtgtgtgtgtgtgtgtgtgtgtgtgtgtgtgtgtgaaaagaggggtgggaatgTGAAGATGCTGGTCCATCTACAGTCCACCCATCTAGCTCTTCATTTACTCACAAGTGTTTACTGAGTACCTGTTATATCCCAGGCACTGGGCTAGCTACTTGGAAGATATTAGTGGGATAAGCCCAGTTCCTCTCATCACGTCAATCACCCACAAAGGATGAAACAAGGATATAATACAATTTCAGGGGtttgggttgtagctcaatgacaGAGTACTTGCATAGTGTACACAAGGGCCTGCATTTCACCCCCAGCACTAAacgaaattttttaaaaattcaagtaattAAAATTGctatagagaaatataaaaatagagtGATGAGGAATACTACATTAACACCAGAGAGTCAGAGAAGACTTCTTTAAAGAGAGAGCATTTCAGCAGAGATGCAAGTGAGAGAGTCAGGGGAGGAGTTGAAGAGAGAGCATTCCTGGACCAAAGAGCACAGTTACAGACCCTGAGGTAGAAATGAGACTGACCAACTGCAGGAGCAGGAGAAAGGCTAGTGTGGCCAGGAAGGAAAACTTAAGAAGCAGGAAAGTTGTGGTTGGAGAAGTGGGTATGAGTGGGACCCCAGGGGGCCACATCAGCAATAGTGAGGAGTGTGGCTCTTGTTTTAGGTGTGAGGGGAAATTAGAGGATAGATTTGCACAGGGTGGTGAAGAAATCTGATGAAGATACTAGAAAGATCACTCTGCCTGCTGTGAGCCTTGGCAGTAAGGTGCTGGCGGTTACAAGCGGAATGTCTATCTCAGCAGTTAAGGGGACAGTTGGTCCTggagaatgggggtgggggcactcCACAGAGAAGGAATAGCACAAGGTTAGGCCTGTGTCCCAGGCCTCCCCACAGAGCAGCCCATAATTTGGAGGCCAGCGTGAGCAACATaacgagaccctatctctaaataaataaaatcttctaACAAACACCggtttacagaaaaaataaggGGTAGAGAAACATGTTCAATGACACCATGGGATGCAATCAACAAACTctgaaacaaaaaattcttaaggACTGGGACATGATGTTCTTTCAACAAATGAACTGCAAGAAAGataaaagagggaagagaaaccTACACATTGAGCCATAGTATACATGTAGAAGAATTACTGTAATTcaaatctattattttaaaattggacaAGCAAGGAAATTTACTTTATGATACTTTAtggataataaaatattattaatcattTAGAGTCATAATGGTATGGTAGTTGgggacttttttgttgttgttaatttttgttttgttttgttttgttccactattgggtactgaacccaggacttgtgcatgctagacacgCACTCTACCtcttctactactgagctacactccaagtCCTTCTATTTTCGTTTTATATGTTTgccattttctcttaaaaaaataaaacaaatatgagcTTATCAAGTACAGCTGGATGTTCAGTCCCACTTGGAATCAGTGAGGACTCAGATGGTCCCTTCACAGGGTAAGCCAGCTTGTGGCAGCCAtggaagggaaggaggcaggcCTTCTGGGGGGGGGTGTGCCAGCCAACTACGTACTATTACAACAGCACCTTGACAACCTCACACCTGAGGTGGCCACACTGAGCCAAAGAGATGGCAAGTCTGAACTTGAGGACAAATGTCAGATCATACATGCTGTGCAGATGTTTCTTTGGTCAGAATGGCTCCCAGGACTGGTGCCCCTGCAACCCATGTTTGCTTATGCCAGTACATGTGACTGCACACTTCTCCCGTCAGCTATCGAATGCCCCAGCATATGAACAGCACCAGTGCTGACCAGCAGAGGATGTCTGAACAAGCAGATGGatgtaaggaaactgaggctttccTGGAGAAAGGAGCAGACGTGGAGGGACTTAAGGGAACCCACCTTTCCTGGCCAGGAGGATATCACTTGTTTCTCTGCCTGCCCACAGCTCACCTTTCCCACCTAGACAATGAGGCTGCTAAAAGTCTACCTTACTGTTTGTAGTGATGCACGCCTGTAGTCCAGccacgtgggaggctgaggcagatgaaTTGAGGTGGcccaacaacttagcaagacatgtcttgaaataaaaattaaacagtgTTGGGTATAATCATGGCTCCTGTACCCTGGAAGTCACACTGCCTGCTGCTGCTGATATCTCAAGAAGGCAGGACAGTACAGTAACCAATCTGAGGACATAGGCTCCCAGCCTATGTGCTGCACACATCTGGTCTCCAAAATCAGCCCAGTCACATGCTTCAAGCCTATCGGGCACCACATGTGAATGCCCTGCCCTTGAATTGGGATTCTCAAAATTGTTTGAAATCAGGCCATGCACATCTGAAACAGGGTACAGTCGACATATGAGTCAATAGTTACATCTCTCAAAAAGCATCCTAGGACTGTTGGACAGAGAGGCTGGTGAAGATACAGGATACAAAGACTGGGGTTGAGAAGAAGGGTGggtagaaggaagaaatgaagatgtGTTCATGCTTATTGTACTTCCAGCAAGATAAATACTGACTGCcttttgaggaagaaaaatgtgCTGTCACTTCAGCAAGGTGGCCTCAGCTTTGTGATGGAGGATGTATGTCCTCCACTGCCAAGCTGTCTTCTGGTTTGAAAGACTGTTGTTTCTTGGGAATCTGACTGTCAACAATGGGAGCAGATCAAGGGGAATACCAAGGAAGAGGCAGGGGCAGCATGAGACTCCAGGACCAGGACCTGAGTGTCCTCAAATGTTGAAGACCATCATCTGGGCAACACTGGATACACGAAAGCCCCCATTTCCAGACGCATTTGCACCTCAGTGTGTCAGTGTCTGTGCACCTATAATTCCGCCTCAGTTTAACTtcccaaatattattttatattccttttgtttgtttgtttacttactGTAAATAAGCTACAcacacaaccctttttatttatttatatatgtttatttctaccagggatttaacccaaggggaCATtacactgaaccatatccccagtctgtTTTAGTTGCCATTTTTGAGActcagtctcactaaattgcctaggaaCTTGCTCATTTGTTGACACTCAACTGGagtctgcaatcctcctgcacaTGGCCCCCTATCTACCCctagtcagtgggattacaggtgtgctgccaccatacctggccttcCCAGCATATTCTTgcaatatactacaaagcaggaGGGGTTGGTTAGCTCTGCTAcaaaaagaagttgaagaagaaacCTATTTCAACCACTGCATTATCTGCaggccttgttttgtttttacacagCATAGGTGAGCACTTAAGAGAAAATGCACACATCACTTTCTAGTGACAAAATTTCCTATCTTGGACCTGCCTCAGCAGCCCCACCAGTTGGCAACAGGCTGACAGTGTGGCACATACCAAGGCCATGTGGTGGGAGGCAGTATGACTGACAAAGGCAGAGGTCAGAAGCAAAGAATTTGTGCTATTTGCTGAGTGTGGAAATGCCAGTGGTGACTGACTTCCCAGGACTTGAAagccaaagaaaatattttggtatgTTCTAATAGCAATGGGAAAATGCAAAAGAACTTTAGGCAAGAGGATGaccattttttcattgttttcttctttgttattggtgctgggatggaacccggggctaagtatgtgctctactactgaactacccTTCCATCCCTTATTACATGTAAAAAACATGGATAGGTAGCAGGTAAAGTGGCCCATGAATGTAacacagtggcttgggaggatgaagtaggaggattgcgagtttaagtaggaggattgcgagtttaaGGCCAGGTTCAGTAACttagtcaggccctaagcaacttactaagaccctggcttaaaataaaaaaaaaaaaaagaaataaaataaaaagggctggagatctAGTTTGGTGTATAAACgtccctgggtgcaatccctgataccaaaaacaaaacaaaagaaacctcTTTTTTCCAGGACTTTCCACTCCTTACTCAGGTCTCAATGTCATAATAAACTAAACCCCACCATCTTCCAAGCCCTTAAAAAACAATGGATCCTCCCTAAGGGATGAGATTAAatattccttcttcctctcaTATCCAATACTTGCTTTGGTACCAACAACAGCAAAATCATTCAGGGGCATAAACCTTGTCCAGGCCCTTTGCTTTGGCCAGCAACAATGTCCCATTCCTGAGGATCCAGATACATGCCAAACTTGAGCAAAAACACCAGCAAACAGAAACCGCCAACTCAGAGCCACTTAACTCAACCCTAATGATACCGCTTGTCTCATGATAATAGGATTATCACCAACAATTCTCctgcccttttcttctttccctctgcagtactgggaattgaagccagtgtggttctaccattgagctcaGCCCCCCAAGGAGCTGTGATCATTGGCACATGGCATCATACCTAGTTCTTTTTACACTTTCCCACATTTCCCATGTTCTACGCAATGCAATGAATTAATTACTTTATCAGTGTGTCAGGGGAGTAGTAGaagagaagatttttaaaactctgaaagaaggggagaaaaacaAATCCAATAAATACGGTAAACACACTGCATACTCATGAAAGCTCACAGCGTGTGCTCAGAAGTTTAGAGTTCAGTTCTTAGAGTTTAATTTCACCTTTAAGGATGACAGATTCAGTCAGAGAGCACAATAAATCACCATAGACTGCTGGGttcagtggcatatgcctataatcctactAGCTTGGAGGGTAatcaggaggaacacaagttcaaagccagcctcagcaacttggtgagaccctgtctcacaataaaaaataaaaggggctggagatgtggtttagtggttaagtctCCTtgacaccaaacaaacaaacaaaaaaggcacCACAGACTTGGCCGGGCTTGCATTTTGAGAACTGGCAGGGTGGAAGAGCCACTAGCTCTGCATTAGAAGGCCACAGATACAAACCTTAGAGGTTTCAAGGAAACAGGGGAACTCACCCAGCTCCATCTGTCCTTCACACACTCACACCCAGTCCTTCCTTATGGAATCACAAGATCTGAAATTCAAGTTAACTGCCCCTTCCACAACAATTTTCCATAAtggaatttcctttcttcctaccttttctaacttttttctttttttaaatagataacaTGTACAAAACGTAACaaattcaaaagataaaacaataaagatTTCCCATCCTTAAGAAATAGGAGACTTTTTAGTGGGctaaggttgtagctcagtgatacagcacataactagcatgtatgaggcacagggttcaattctcaccactgcatataaataaaggtccactaacaacaaaaagtaattaaagaaaaaaaaacccacttcaATGTATACGTTTATTTTCTGGTACCAGGTTCCCTTACAAAGTAGCTGGTCcttgttattttcttaaatttttttcttttttttggtggtgtagatagacacaatgccCCCCCCGCGCCCCGTGGTACCAAGGATCAAACCTGACGCCACAcgcatactaggcaaacactctatcacaCTCTATCATTTAAATACACGTTCAACCATTCAAAGGAATAATCATCGGGGTTGAATCAGGTCAAGAGGAGGGTGTCCTTTACTTTTATTCCCAATTGGAATATTTTTCCACATGtcctaatttttttatattattttttaggtactgtggattgaactcaggggcactcaaacactgggccacatccccagccctttgcttCTATTTTaggtagagacagggtctcactgagttcttgagcctcactaaattgctgaggctggctttcaattcAAAAATCTCCTGTCTTAGACTCctgaaccactgtgcccagctcaaaaCTTAACTTACATTCAGGCCCACTTCCAAGGAGCATTCCCTGCCTCCTAATCCACTCACATCACTGCCCTGCCACAGTTTAATGCTCACAGTCAGGGCCATGCAACCTAGCTGTCTGTGTTCATTCATGACTTTTAGGCCAGTTTCACAATTTGGGTTTCTCTTCCTACCCCGTGGTCATGGGGTGTCCCAACAACCAGCTGTGCTCCACAGACAGTGGTTATTTGTCTACCATACAGGTGTACAGGCCAGAAGGGAAGGCCCAGGCAGAATTCTCTACTTTCACCCTGCTTTCCATGAAACACCAAGGGTCTGACGCCTAACCCTCAAGTCACTCATTCCTTCCGTGACCTCAGTGGGTTGTGATGACATCACAAGATGCAGTTTCTATGGCAGGGTAGCTAGGAAACTTGCCTACCAGTTCTCTACAAGACACCAGCAAGTCTGGCTGCTCAAGAGAGAATGTCTGACCGGATATTTTATATCCAGTCTAACTTGTCTTCCGTCCCCTGGGAGAGCAGTGCGGCAGGTAGGCCTAGGCCAGGCATCTGTAATGGAGCCCTTGGTAAATACACAACCTCACTGGACGGCCACAGGTTCCTTTTGGGCTGGCCCATCACTCCTCAGGACTTCCCTGGCCATGAGTGAGACCAAAGGTCTGCTGCTCCCTCAAGGACCCACAGTGCTTGTGCTCACTGCTCAGGGCAAGTGTTCACAAAGGTCCTGATCTCTGTCAATCCAGCCCACCCCTTCAGACTCCCCAGATGCTTCCTTCAGAGCCCAGTACACTGCTACTCATCTacggtcccagctacttggggggctgaggtgggaggatcacctgagcccaggagaTGGGCTCAAGGATCTGGGTGGGGAACAGAGTGAAACCTGAACAAAAACATGAGACCCCCATCACCAAATCAGAAAGGAggctttctccacatccttccttCATAAGACGCTTATAAAAGCGTGCTGTGCTTTCCTTCTCAAATGATGGAGCACTTTGAGGAAGAGCTCTTGGCCTCTCATCAACCTCACCTTCAGACACAGACACCTTTACCACACTGTCAGGGATACACACACTCGGACCCCTCCCACACGGCCCAGTCTGATCTGCTGAGGGAAAGGGTGGTGCCATGCAGCTGGGAAGAACAGAAGAGCCAGGGGGACAGAGCAAGTGGTAGTCAGACTGGAGGTCTGAGGAAATGATATCTCAGGAAATGGAGGGGAGAAGGATATTGGGCCTGACCTTGGCACCCAGAATCTGCACCTGGATCTCTGGATCCCGTGCCCCAGAATATGGCCTGCAGAAAGTGGTAGGGCTGGACACACTGGTGTGCAACCACAGtgccagctactgaggaggctgaggcaggaggattgcttcagctcaaagttccaggccagtctgagGAAACATAGCAAAACACCATCTCAAAACAAGAAAGGCCTTAGAAAAATCCATAAAAACCAGGCTAGAATTCAGTGTGGTTCAAACAGGCTCTATCAATGGGTCCCAACAGAAGCTGCCAATATCACAGGGGTTTTAAAACACTTTATATTAGACCctgtatttcaaaattgaaaattgttTCCCTTAAAGCCTCAGAAATGACAGGTCTTAAGAAATTTGTATTCGTTGTAAAATGGTAGATTGAGGGAGTGCTGTTGGTGACCATTTTGAGGTCTGACTGTGCTCTACCTGATTCCATTGGCTCCAAGAACTCACGTACTTTACAGAAAGCATCTCTTGAGGAGACAGAAAACATCCAGGGAGGTGACAGGCAAAGGCTACGTTTGGGATGCCAAGCAGATAAGAGGGCTTCAGTCAGAACAGGAAAGAACAGGAGAGGGAGGTGCTGGTGGCAAAGCGCATAAGGCGGAAGTGACTGATGGGTTCTGGGTTTCCTTCCAGCAGCGGTGCCTCCCGCGTCTCCTACACCTGCATACTACCATGTCCTCTACCAAGGATGTGCAGAAACCCAGGTGGGCTGGCATGGGGAGACATACTGCCTGGTTGGTGGCTACCGGCTCTATGGGGACGCTCCCTTGGCCACTCCAGCCAAGGACAAAATAGACAAGCCGGCAGAGAAACCAGCAGAGAAGCCAGCAGAAACGTCAGCAGAGCTCAATCAGAGAGCTAGAGGGGCTCCCAAGAAACGCAGTGCACCATCAGAGGCGGAAAAGACCTTGGGTTGCCCTATCTCCAAAATTCGAGGCTTAAATCAAACTGGCAAGAGACAAATGCCATGGAAGCTTGCTGGCTGAGTTTCTCTGTACAAAGGAGTATGTAGGAGACTTCATGCATCctcttttttagtttaattcctactcttttacagaaataaaaaattttatcattgttGTTAACTATAAAGTTATTCACATGTACAAAAATTTGATAGAAGCACTGCAGCAGGTTTCAAATGATGTTCAGTGGTGTCCCACTAGGGCCTTGGTTTGGCTTGCCATGAAGAACTACTACAGCTTATGCTGGTGTCTGCTGAGCTTGGCAGAGACTGGATCTGTATTTAAAAGCCATCCCTTATATGCCTTCTCATTGGTTGTCACTCTGACTTCTTTGTAAACATAGTCTTCCCATTCTAAAGAAATTATCAACAATTTTCCTGCCCTTTTCTTTATTCCCTCTGCAATACTGGAAATGGATTCCAGTgttgctgtatcactgagctacatacccagtcctttctatttttaatttgaaaacaaggTCTCCaaaagttgct contains:
- the LOC124966967 gene encoding DPEP2 neighbor protein-like, coding for MSDRIIYTQSNLSSVPWESSAAAAVPPVSPPTPACYHVLYQRCGETQVGWHGETYYLVGGYRLYGDAPLATSAKDKIDKPAEKGAPKKCSAPSEAEKTLGCPGPKIRGLNWSGKRAMPQKLPC